A genome region from Triticum aestivum cultivar Chinese Spring chromosome 2B, IWGSC CS RefSeq v2.1, whole genome shotgun sequence includes the following:
- the LOC123044721 gene encoding uncharacterized protein, translating to MFFLSISGSIIGKFVPSRLLRVPADLSVLIFPGFVFCDRAPERLHLDGRSEGFAVDKLTGLSTPNNGVGPLTCGFCWYQEKEVPFNLQELCQWQRAFLDNDVVLHVRKMQRVKSAQEGILQAAPNPILWDRVKCGSVIELSMKEEDTSTSPSNKDCGNGDGSVSRRA from the exons ATGTTCTTTCTGTCTATATCTGGTTCTATTATTGGCAAATTTGTGCCTTCGAGATTGCTGCGAGT ACCAGCAGACCTTTCCGTCCTCATATTCCCCGGATTCGTTTTCTGCGATCGAGCGCCCGAGCGGTTGCATCTCGACGGCAG ATCAGAAGGTTTTGCAGTTGACAAGCTTACAGGTTTGAGCACCCCGAACAACGGGGTGGGCCCTTTGACCTGTGGGTTTTGCTGGTACCAAGAGAAGGAGGTTCCTTTTAACCTGCAGGAGCTCTGCCAATGGCAGCGTGCTTTCCTTGACAATGACGTGGTACTGCACGTACGCAAGATGCAGCGAGTGAAATCGGCGCAAGAGGGCATCTTGCAAGCAGCACCAAATCCTATATTATGGGACCGA GTCAAATGTGGCTCGGTGATAGAATTAAGCATGAAGGAGGAAGATACCAGCACCAGCCCCAGCAATAAAGActgcggcaacggcgacggcagtgTGTCCCGGCGAGCGTGA